One segment of Ipomoea triloba cultivar NCNSP0323 chromosome 12, ASM357664v1 DNA contains the following:
- the LOC115999475 gene encoding uncharacterized protein K02A2.6-like: MPQNYILACEIFDIWGLDFAGPFPDSKGFKYILVAIDYVSKWVEAEALRNNDARSVTRFLNKLFTRFRVPRIVISDRGTHFRNVPMRRLLQKQGIQHRGGVPYHPQTTGQVENANRDIKAILEKTVARHRKDWADKLNDALWAFRIAYKTPIGTTPYRLVYGKACHLPVKIEHKAYWAIKKLSEDLTMAGQERMFQLNELEEWHLLAYETSRSYKERSKYYHDMHIKKNKEFNKGDRVLLFNSRLRLFPGKLKSRWTGPYVVTKVFPYSTLEIMHPDKGSFKVNGHQVKKYYGMENAQGVVQCCRLEPWDAE, encoded by the coding sequence ATGCCACAGAACTACATATTGGCATGtgaaatttttgatatatggggatTAGATTTTGCAGGACCTTTCCCAGACTCtaaaggtttcaaatatatcctAGTCGCAATTGATTATGTATCAAAGTGGGTCGAAGCGGAAGCACTTCGAAACAATGATGCCAGGAGCGTAACGAGATTTCTGAATAAGTTATTTACTAGGTTCAGAGTCCCACGGATTGTCATTAGCGATAGAGGAACACATTTTCGAAATGTTCCAATGCGAAGACTACTTCAAAAGCAAGGCATACAACATCGGGGTGGAGTTCCATACCACCCTCAAACTACCGGGCAAGTTGAGAATGCAAATAGAGACATCAAGGCtatattggaaaagacagtagCTCGACATAGGAAGGATTGGGCTGACAAGCTTAACGACGCTTTATGGGCTTTTAGAATTGCTTACAAGACACCGATAGGAACTACTCCATACAGACTTGTGTATGGCAAAGCGTGCCACCTTCCGGTAAAAATTGAACATAAAGCGTACTGGGCCATCAAGAAGCTAAGTGAAGATCTAACTATGGCGGGACAAGAGAGGATGTTTCAACTAAATGAGTTGGAAGAATGGCATTTGCTTGCTTATGagacatccagatcttacaaAGAACGATCAAAGTATTATCATGACATGCACATCAAGAAGAACAAAGAATTTAACAAAGGGGACAGGGTGCTGCTATTCAATTCCAGATTAAGACTATTTCCTGGCaaacttaaatcaagatggaCCGGGCCATATGTTGTTACAAAAGTTTTTCCTTACAGTACTTTGGAGATTATGCACCCCGATAAAGGAAGTTTCAAAGTTAATGGCCATCAAGTGAAGAAGTACTATGGAATGGAAAATGCGCAAGGAGTAGTCCAATGTTGCAGGCTGGAACCTTGGGATGCTGAGTAA
- the LOC115999474 gene encoding uncharacterized protein LOC115999474: MLGKIQELRHEALSPLQTVENTLAKIMEMIQVQGETDVNAVTLRSGRALPKVVPPPPQPVQAEESRMEDNETFNTRQVEKEIGREDSQPQPSRKGKEIMQELPPVPKAKLPFPQRFRTNIDNAKYDKFLQMLRQLHIDMPFIDALGKMSRYAKFLKDLLSNKRKLAKSATVVLGKECSAILHKSVPRKLKDPRSFTIPCNIGGGGQPSIEPWKI; encoded by the coding sequence ATGCTGGGAAAAATTCAAGAGCTTCGCCACGAAGCACTCTCACCGCTCCAGACTGTTGAGAACACACTAGCAAAGATCATGGAAATGATCCAAGTTCAAGGAGAGACAGATGTGAATGCTGTCACACTTAGGAGTGGGAGAGCACTTCCAAAAGTTGTTCCACCACCACCGCAACCTGTCCAAGCGGAAGAATCAAGGATGGAAGATAATGAAACTTTCAACACAAGGCAAGTCGAAAAAGAAATCGGAAGGGAAGACTCACAACCGCAACCTTCTCGAAAAGGGAAAGAAATCATGCAGGAGCTACCACCCGTGCCGAAAGCAAAGCTTCCATTTCCTCAAAGATTTCGCACTAACATTGATAACGCCAAGTACGATAAGTTCTTGCAAATGCTACGCCAACTACACATCGACATGCCATTTATTGATGCATTAGGAAAAATGTCGAGGTATGCTAAATTTCTTAAGGACCTTCTATCTAATAAGAGAAAGCTAGCCAAATCTGCTACTGTTGTACTAGGAAAAGAATGCTCGGCTATATTACACAAAAGTGTGCCCCGGAAGTTAAAAGATCCGAGAAGTTTCACTATCCCGTGTAAtataggggggggggggcaacCTTCAATAGAGCCTTGGAAGATCTAG